One Panulirus ornatus isolate Po-2019 chromosome 39, ASM3632096v1, whole genome shotgun sequence DNA segment encodes these proteins:
- the l(2)k14505 gene encoding ATP synthase mitochondrial F1 complex assembly factor 2 isoform X3 yields the protein MTGTMAGVRWAVSPRLLKQMSSVVTPCRFLPELRRRFYRNVTVAGTGNCYEVNLDHRKLKTPLGNVMQVPNYGLALAVAHEWASMKDKIHASRMHLTGLSNTVIDNPNRLNKWDIVNKILEYLDTDTLLYRDDGPDDLIQMQVRDWDPVLAWFNTKFETNLKTCEGIFGADIPMQAREVIRRYLLSYDMWAVSAAECKISSEEAVALSRLETKFQTSRWGAVEWAHDLDKYDLQARFSAALLFIQFNTWQATIREKAKP from the exons ATGACAGGGACAATGGCAGGCGTGAGATGGGCAGTCAGTCCTCGACTTTTAAAACAAATGTCATCAGTAGTCACACCATGTCGTTTTTTGCCTGAAT TGAGAAGACGTTTCTATAGAAATGTAACTGTAGCAGGAACTGGTAACTGTTATGAAGTAAACCTTGACCACCGCAAATTAAAAACCCCACTAGGTAATGTAATGCAG GTACCTAACTATGGCCTAGCTCTAGCTGTTGCTCATGAGTGGGCATCGATGAAAGATAAAATCCATGCTAGTCGTATGCACTTG ACTGGTCTTTCAAATACTGTGATAGACAATCCAAATCGTTTAAATAAATGGGATATTGTCAACAAGATTCTGGAATATTTAGATACAGACACACTGCTTTATCGAGATGAC GGACCAGATGATTTAATTCAGATGCAGGTGAGAGACTGGGATCCAGTCCTGGCTTGGTTTAACACAAAGTTTGAGACGAATCTAAAAACATGTGAAGGAATATTCGGTGCTGACATTCCCATGCAAGCTCGTGAAGTCATCAGACGCTACCTGCTTTCATATGATATGTGGGCAGTCAGCG CTGCAGAATGTAAGATTTCATCAGAAGAGGCAGTTGCTCTCTCCAGATTAGAAACAAAGTTTCAG acaTCCCGCTGGGGAGCTGTGGAGTGGGCTCATGATTTGGATAAGTATGACCTTCAAGCAAGATTTTCAGCTGCACTGCTATTCATCCAGTTCAATACTTGGCAAGCGACTATTAGGGAAAAAGCTAAGCCGTAG
- the l(2)k14505 gene encoding ATP synthase mitochondrial F1 complex assembly factor 2 isoform X1, producing the protein MTGTMAGVRWAVSPRLLKQMSSVVTPCRFLPELRRRFYRNVTVAGTGNCYEVNLDHRKLKTPLGNVMQVPNYGLALAVAHEWASMKDKIHASRMHLTGLSNTVIDNPNRLNKWDIVNKILEYLDTDTLLYRDDGPDDLIQMQVRDWDPVLAWFNTKFETNLKTCEGIFGADIPMQAREVIRRYLLSYDMWAVSGFLYGVEALKSVILTVAAAECKISSEEAVALSRLETKFQTSRWGAVEWAHDLDKYDLQARFSAALLFIQFNTWQATIREKAKP; encoded by the exons ATGACAGGGACAATGGCAGGCGTGAGATGGGCAGTCAGTCCTCGACTTTTAAAACAAATGTCATCAGTAGTCACACCATGTCGTTTTTTGCCTGAAT TGAGAAGACGTTTCTATAGAAATGTAACTGTAGCAGGAACTGGTAACTGTTATGAAGTAAACCTTGACCACCGCAAATTAAAAACCCCACTAGGTAATGTAATGCAG GTACCTAACTATGGCCTAGCTCTAGCTGTTGCTCATGAGTGGGCATCGATGAAAGATAAAATCCATGCTAGTCGTATGCACTTG ACTGGTCTTTCAAATACTGTGATAGACAATCCAAATCGTTTAAATAAATGGGATATTGTCAACAAGATTCTGGAATATTTAGATACAGACACACTGCTTTATCGAGATGAC GGACCAGATGATTTAATTCAGATGCAGGTGAGAGACTGGGATCCAGTCCTGGCTTGGTTTAACACAAAGTTTGAGACGAATCTAAAAACATGTGAAGGAATATTCGGTGCTGACATTCCCATGCAAGCTCGTGAAGTCATCAGACGCTACCTGCTTTCATATGATATGTGGGCAGTCAGCG GCTTTCTTTATGGTGTAGAAGCGCTGAAATCTGTCATCTTGACCGTTGCAGCTGCAGAATGTAAGATTTCATCAGAAGAGGCAGTTGCTCTCTCCAGATTAGAAACAAAGTTTCAG acaTCCCGCTGGGGAGCTGTGGAGTGGGCTCATGATTTGGATAAGTATGACCTTCAAGCAAGATTTTCAGCTGCACTGCTATTCATCCAGTTCAATACTTGGCAAGCGACTATTAGGGAAAAAGCTAAGCCGTAG
- the l(2)k14505 gene encoding ATP synthase mitochondrial F1 complex assembly factor 2 isoform X2, with translation MAGVRWAVSPRLLKQMSSVVTPCRFLPELRRRFYRNVTVAGTGNCYEVNLDHRKLKTPLGNVMQVPNYGLALAVAHEWASMKDKIHASRMHLTGLSNTVIDNPNRLNKWDIVNKILEYLDTDTLLYRDDGPDDLIQMQVRDWDPVLAWFNTKFETNLKTCEGIFGADIPMQAREVIRRYLLSYDMWAVSGFLYGVEALKSVILTVAAAECKISSEEAVALSRLETKFQTSRWGAVEWAHDLDKYDLQARFSAALLFIQFNTWQATIREKAKP, from the exons ATGGCAGGCGTGAGATGGGCAGTCAGTCCTCGACTTTTAAAACAAATGTCATCAGTAGTCACACCATGTCGTTTTTTGCCTGAAT TGAGAAGACGTTTCTATAGAAATGTAACTGTAGCAGGAACTGGTAACTGTTATGAAGTAAACCTTGACCACCGCAAATTAAAAACCCCACTAGGTAATGTAATGCAG GTACCTAACTATGGCCTAGCTCTAGCTGTTGCTCATGAGTGGGCATCGATGAAAGATAAAATCCATGCTAGTCGTATGCACTTG ACTGGTCTTTCAAATACTGTGATAGACAATCCAAATCGTTTAAATAAATGGGATATTGTCAACAAGATTCTGGAATATTTAGATACAGACACACTGCTTTATCGAGATGAC GGACCAGATGATTTAATTCAGATGCAGGTGAGAGACTGGGATCCAGTCCTGGCTTGGTTTAACACAAAGTTTGAGACGAATCTAAAAACATGTGAAGGAATATTCGGTGCTGACATTCCCATGCAAGCTCGTGAAGTCATCAGACGCTACCTGCTTTCATATGATATGTGGGCAGTCAGCG GCTTTCTTTATGGTGTAGAAGCGCTGAAATCTGTCATCTTGACCGTTGCAGCTGCAGAATGTAAGATTTCATCAGAAGAGGCAGTTGCTCTCTCCAGATTAGAAACAAAGTTTCAG acaTCCCGCTGGGGAGCTGTGGAGTGGGCTCATGATTTGGATAAGTATGACCTTCAAGCAAGATTTTCAGCTGCACTGCTATTCATCCAGTTCAATACTTGGCAAGCGACTATTAGGGAAAAAGCTAAGCCGTAG